One window of Mesorhizobium sp. PAMC28654 genomic DNA carries:
- a CDS encoding ACT domain-containing protein, with product MTGETDLKKLLGSMTPELLPDVYVFATLAPGVAQPAGLEPMMLFREREGTTLILREGEAKAAGLQATFRCRMVTLNIHSSLEAVGFLAAITTRLATAGMGVNPVSAFYHDHLFVPADRAEDAMELLQGLAVESRA from the coding sequence ATGACCGGCGAGACCGATCTGAAAAAGCTGCTGGGGTCGATGACACCCGAATTGCTCCCTGACGTATATGTCTTCGCCACGCTGGCGCCTGGCGTTGCTCAACCGGCAGGCCTCGAACCGATGATGCTGTTTCGCGAGCGCGAAGGCACCACGCTCATCTTGCGCGAGGGAGAGGCAAAGGCCGCCGGTCTGCAGGCAACATTCCGCTGCCGCATGGTGACGCTGAACATCCATTCGTCGCTGGAAGCGGTCGGCTTCCTCGCCGCCATCACCACGCGGCTGGCCACCGCCGGCATGGGCGTCAATCCGGTCTCGGCCTTCTACCACGACCACCTGTTTGTTCCGGCCGACCGCGCGGAAGACGCGATGGAGTTGTTGCAGGGACTGGCGGTGGAGAGCCGGGCCTGA
- a CDS encoding aspartate-semialdehyde dehydrogenase: MGFKVAVVGATGNVGREMLNILEERGFPVSEVVALASRRSQGTEVSFGDRTLKVRTLDQYDFSDTDICIMSAGGNVSKEWSPKIGKQGCVVIDNSSAFRYDQDVPLIVPEVNPDAISLFTRKNIIANPNCSTAQLVVALKPLHDFATIKRVVVATYQSVSGAGKEGMDELFTQTRAVFVADGVEVKKFTKRIAFNVIPHIDVFLDDGSTKEEWKMVAETKKMLDPKIKLTATCVRVPVFIGHSEAVNIEFEKPITADEARDILREAPGCQVLDKREDGGYITPLESAGEDATFISRIREDSTIDNGLSMWIVSDNLRKGAALNAVQIAELLVERGLIQPKKKAA, translated from the coding sequence ATGGGTTTCAAGGTTGCAGTCGTAGGCGCCACGGGCAATGTGGGCCGGGAAATGCTCAACATACTGGAAGAGCGCGGCTTTCCAGTGAGCGAAGTTGTGGCGCTCGCCTCGCGGCGCAGCCAGGGTACCGAAGTGTCGTTTGGCGACCGCACGCTGAAGGTCAGGACACTCGACCAGTATGATTTCTCCGACACCGACATCTGCATCATGTCGGCGGGCGGAAACGTCTCCAAGGAGTGGTCGCCCAAGATCGGCAAGCAGGGCTGCGTCGTCATCGATAATTCGTCGGCCTTCCGCTACGACCAGGACGTGCCGCTGATCGTGCCGGAAGTGAACCCGGACGCGATCTCGCTGTTCACGCGCAAGAACATCATCGCCAACCCGAATTGCTCGACGGCGCAGCTGGTGGTGGCGTTGAAGCCGCTGCACGACTTCGCCACCATCAAGCGCGTTGTCGTCGCCACCTACCAGTCGGTGTCGGGCGCCGGCAAGGAAGGCATGGACGAGCTGTTCACGCAGACGCGTGCCGTGTTCGTCGCCGATGGCGTCGAGGTCAAGAAGTTCACCAAGCGCATCGCCTTCAACGTCATTCCGCATATCGACGTCTTCCTTGACGACGGCTCCACCAAGGAAGAGTGGAAGATGGTGGCCGAGACCAAGAAGATGCTCGACCCCAAGATCAAGCTGACGGCGACCTGCGTGCGCGTGCCGGTGTTCATCGGCCATTCGGAAGCGGTCAACATCGAGTTCGAAAAGCCGATCACCGCCGACGAGGCGCGCGACATCCTGCGCGAAGCGCCGGGCTGCCAGGTCTTGGACAAGCGCGAGGACGGCGGCTACATCACGCCGCTGGAATCGGCCGGCGAGGACGCCACCTTCATCTCGCGCATCCGCGAGGATTCGACCATCGACAATGGCCTGTCGATGTGGATCGTCTCCGACAATCTGCGCAAGGGTGCAGCGCTCAACGCGGTGCAGATCGCCGAACTGCTGGTCGAGCGTGGGCTGATCCAGCCGAAGAAGAAGGCGGCTTGA
- a CDS encoding glycosyltransferase: MTVESLNSIAVTQDEGDARSPTFAIDATGLLSWGDGALAGIQRIEDFLIKAAFADPDPDIEVVALNLSNQRFRKLYPFEQKRLSADHIAPFRVRRWAGSATALRHALKAIRDFPMAKREADRQLASMATNGDTGLRFIATRLLFRTYRLYRRAHRRFGWSKPAVPPPPIGIELSTVLISHQVLVGDNRAPVSNTTNTIAFLCHDLIPTIRPDLVSQGKLEKAFGPNLESLVRSGATAFCTSHAAGQMLTSHMSQAGISVAGLHRFPMPSLLHEAASRRNMTSRLEASEPFVLYCSTIEVRKNHIMLARIWQQAREEGVKLPKLICVGRRGWMIEELEAYLKSHPELAQSIVFTGPISDDDLIGYYRTASFGVFPSHIEGWGYAASECLDFGVPVIVSTTPSLIEATGGLMPAIDSTDQAGWYAAIRRMSEDKAWHASLSDSIARQHRPTSVAASWAAIKAGLQATGTSAGPQRK; encoded by the coding sequence ATGACAGTAGAGAGCTTGAATTCCATCGCGGTGACGCAAGACGAAGGGGACGCGAGGTCTCCAACGTTTGCCATCGATGCGACCGGGTTGCTGTCATGGGGTGACGGGGCGCTCGCTGGCATCCAGAGGATCGAGGATTTTCTCATCAAGGCAGCATTTGCCGACCCCGATCCCGATATCGAGGTCGTCGCGCTCAACCTTTCGAACCAGCGCTTCCGAAAACTTTACCCTTTCGAACAGAAGCGCCTGTCGGCTGACCACATCGCGCCATTTCGTGTGAGGCGATGGGCAGGATCGGCAACAGCGCTGCGGCACGCCCTCAAGGCGATACGGGATTTTCCGATGGCCAAGAGAGAGGCGGACCGTCAGCTCGCCAGCATGGCGACCAATGGCGATACGGGGCTGCGTTTCATCGCGACCAGGCTGCTTTTTCGCACCTATCGGCTCTATAGGCGAGCGCATCGGCGGTTTGGCTGGTCCAAACCCGCTGTGCCCCCTCCACCCATCGGTATCGAGCTCTCGACCGTGCTGATCAGCCACCAGGTGCTTGTTGGAGACAACAGAGCGCCCGTCTCGAACACCACCAACACCATCGCATTTCTGTGCCATGACCTCATTCCCACGATACGACCCGATCTCGTGTCACAGGGCAAACTTGAAAAGGCGTTCGGACCCAATCTGGAATCACTGGTGCGGTCCGGGGCGACAGCATTCTGCACGTCGCACGCCGCCGGTCAGATGCTGACCAGCCATATGAGCCAGGCAGGCATAAGCGTGGCCGGCCTTCATCGCTTTCCGATGCCTTCCCTTCTCCATGAAGCAGCTTCCAGACGGAACATGACCTCGCGTCTCGAAGCCAGCGAGCCATTCGTCCTCTACTGCTCGACCATCGAAGTGCGCAAGAACCACATCATGCTGGCCAGGATCTGGCAGCAGGCGCGTGAAGAGGGGGTCAAGCTGCCGAAGCTGATCTGCGTCGGGCGACGGGGCTGGATGATCGAGGAGCTGGAGGCCTATCTGAAGTCCCATCCGGAGTTGGCCCAGTCGATCGTGTTTACCGGGCCGATCAGTGACGATGATCTTATAGGCTATTATCGCACCGCGTCTTTTGGGGTCTTTCCCTCGCATATCGAGGGCTGGGGTTATGCGGCCTCGGAATGCCTCGACTTCGGTGTCCCGGTCATCGTGTCGACGACGCCGTCCCTGATCGAGGCGACAGGAGGCTTAATGCCGGCGATCGATTCGACCGATCAGGCAGGTTGGTACGCGGCAATCCGCAGGATGTCCGAGGACAAGGCCTGGCATGCTTCGCTGTCGGACAGCATTGCCCGACAGCATCGACCGACGTCCGTGGCGGCCAGCTGGGCGGCGATCAAGGCCGGTTTGCAAGCGACCGGGACAAGCGCGGGACCTCAGCGAAAATAG
- a CDS encoding polyketide cyclase has protein sequence MWSNEYTAISPLPARAIWDALKALHEGRLTYEGSDTFVLHGPFEKGTRVSVTPVGQDTFESTIVDLVDNVTYADETSFGDTTLLFRHTLTPVEGGTRVTHRLEISGPSAAEVGPELGPQISGDFDVSMARLFERAKEFENLG, from the coding sequence ATGTGGAGCAATGAATACACCGCGATTTCCCCACTTCCGGCGCGAGCCATCTGGGACGCGCTCAAGGCGTTGCACGAAGGCCGCCTGACCTATGAAGGGTCCGACACATTCGTGCTGCACGGACCGTTCGAAAAGGGCACCCGCGTCTCGGTGACCCCGGTCGGGCAGGACACATTCGAATCCACCATCGTCGACCTCGTCGATAACGTGACCTATGCCGACGAGACTTCGTTCGGTGATACGACGCTGCTGTTCCGGCACACTCTGACGCCTGTCGAAGGCGGCACGCGGGTCACGCACCGGCTTGAAATTTCCGGCCCCTCGGCGGCCGAGGTTGGACCCGAACTCGGACCGCAGATCAGCGGCGATTTCGACGTCTCGATGGCCAGGCTGTTCGAGCGGGCAAAGGAGTTTGAAAACCTTGGCTGA
- a CDS encoding RidA family protein: MRKLISTGSPFEKTAGYSRAVVQGDWCFVSGTTGYDYATMTMPETVEAQTRNCLATIGKALKEGGFDMADVVRAHYYITDQAFVDVVFPILGETFGEIRPAATMIVCQLNKPEMKIEIEVTALRRTV; encoded by the coding sequence ATGCGCAAACTGATCTCCACCGGTTCGCCCTTCGAGAAGACCGCCGGCTATTCGCGTGCCGTCGTGCAGGGCGACTGGTGCTTCGTGTCGGGGACGACCGGCTACGACTATGCGACCATGACCATGCCGGAGACGGTCGAGGCGCAGACGCGCAATTGCCTGGCGACGATCGGCAAGGCGCTGAAAGAAGGCGGTTTCGACATGGCCGACGTGGTGCGGGCGCATTACTACATCACAGATCAGGCCTTCGTGGATGTGGTCTTCCCGATCCTGGGCGAGACATTCGGCGAGATCAGGCCGGCGGCGACGATGATTGTCTGCCAGCTCAACAAGCCGGAAATGAAGATCGAGATCGAAGTGACGGCGTTGCGGCGCACGGTCTGA
- a CDS encoding DoxX family protein, whose protein sequence is MSISETAPVSSGALWTGRVLSGLIVLFMIFDGVIKLPPLDVVTQTMTLIGWPADPSVARLLGVIGLVSTALYAVPRTSVLGAILLTAYMGGAIATHMRIGSPLFSHTLFGVYLGIILWAGLFLRDPRARALIPFSR, encoded by the coding sequence ATGAGTATTTCTGAAACCGCGCCCGTCTCGTCTGGCGCATTGTGGACCGGCCGCGTGCTGAGTGGCCTCATCGTGCTGTTCATGATTTTCGACGGCGTTATCAAACTGCCGCCGCTCGATGTCGTCACCCAGACCATGACGCTGATCGGCTGGCCCGCTGACCCCAGTGTCGCTCGGCTGCTCGGCGTCATCGGGTTGGTCTCAACCGCGCTTTATGCGGTGCCGCGCACGTCGGTGCTCGGCGCCATCCTGCTCACCGCCTATATGGGCGGCGCCATCGCCACCCATATGCGCATCGGCAGTCCGCTGTTTTCGCACACGCTGTTCGGCGTTTATCTCGGCATCATCCTGTGGGCCGGCCTGTTCCTGCGCGATCCCAGGGCGCGCGCGCTGATCCCGTTCTCTCGTTAA
- a CDS encoding DEAD/DEAH box helicase — MINIDGIVPALAKALEKRGYSELTPVQKAVLAPELGQADALVSAQTGSGKTVAFGLALAPTLLDGAERFSQAAAPLALAVAPTRELALQVTRELEWLYEMTGATVASCVGGMDMRSERRVLERGAHIVVGTPGRLRDHITRHSLDMSALRAVVLDEADEMLDLGFREDLEFILDAAPAARRTLMFSATVPRSIATLAQGYQRNAVRISAGGEEKQHLDIEYRALSVAHPDRENAIINVLRYYEAKNALVFCNTRAAVNHLTARFNNRNFSVVALSGELSQNERSHALQAMRDGRAKVCIATDVAARGIDLPNLELVVHADLPTNPETLLHRSGRTGRAGRKGVSALIVPNSARKRTERLLQNAGLKATWAAPPSADDVLRRDDERILADPTLSEPLKDDERGFVGELIERHGAEQVAAAFVRLCRASRSAPEDLMDVAPFTPSREKLAGEKFAHRDEAPSRRDDFGDSVWFSVSVGRRQNAEPRWLIPMLCRTGGISKREIGAIKMQQEETFVQIAADWADRFLAAIGPDRKLQDNIRVKRLEGTPDLSRAGYQPPQPDKKPHRGKRPFDQNAPKPKFEKRAPSADPRPAAASEATPWAKPGKPKFDKAGPPKHKKPRKRPE; from the coding sequence ATGATCAACATTGATGGCATTGTCCCAGCGCTGGCAAAAGCGCTGGAAAAACGCGGCTATTCCGAACTGACGCCAGTCCAGAAGGCTGTTCTGGCTCCTGAACTCGGGCAAGCCGACGCGCTGGTTTCAGCGCAGACCGGCTCCGGCAAGACGGTGGCCTTCGGCCTTGCGCTGGCGCCGACCCTTCTCGACGGCGCGGAGCGCTTCTCCCAGGCCGCCGCACCCCTGGCGCTGGCCGTGGCACCGACCCGCGAGCTTGCCCTGCAGGTGACGCGCGAACTGGAATGGCTCTATGAGATGACCGGCGCCACCGTGGCGTCCTGCGTCGGCGGCATGGACATGCGCAGCGAACGGCGCGTGCTGGAGCGCGGCGCCCATATTGTCGTCGGCACACCCGGCCGCCTGCGCGACCACATCACGCGGCACTCGCTGGACATGTCGGCGCTGAGGGCGGTCGTCCTCGACGAGGCCGACGAGATGCTCGATCTCGGCTTTCGCGAAGACCTCGAATTCATCCTGGACGCGGCACCGGCCGCGCGCCGCACTCTGATGTTCTCGGCCACCGTGCCGCGCTCCATCGCCACGCTGGCCCAGGGCTACCAGCGCAATGCCGTGCGCATTTCGGCCGGCGGCGAGGAAAAGCAGCATCTCGACATCGAGTATCGAGCGCTGAGCGTCGCGCACCCCGATCGCGAGAACGCCATCATCAACGTGCTGCGCTACTACGAAGCCAAGAACGCGCTGGTGTTCTGCAACACGCGTGCCGCCGTCAACCATCTGACCGCGCGCTTCAACAACCGTAACTTCTCTGTGGTCGCGCTCTCGGGCGAGCTTAGCCAGAACGAGCGCAGCCATGCGCTGCAGGCGATGCGCGACGGCCGCGCCAAGGTCTGCATCGCCACCGATGTCGCGGCGCGCGGCATCGACCTGCCCAATCTCGAACTCGTCGTTCATGCCGATCTGCCGACCAATCCGGAGACGCTTCTGCATCGCAGCGGACGAACCGGACGCGCCGGACGCAAGGGCGTCAGTGCGCTGATCGTGCCCAACAGCGCCCGCAAGCGCACCGAGCGCCTTCTGCAGAACGCCGGTCTCAAGGCGACGTGGGCCGCCCCGCCTTCGGCCGACGACGTGCTGCGCCGCGACGACGAGCGCATCCTCGCCGATCCGACCCTCAGCGAACCCTTGAAGGATGATGAGCGCGGTTTTGTCGGCGAGCTTATCGAACGGCACGGCGCCGAACAGGTGGCGGCGGCCTTCGTGCGGCTGTGCCGTGCCAGCCGCTCGGCACCCGAGGACCTCATGGATGTCGCGCCGTTCACGCCTTCGCGTGAGAAACTGGCAGGCGAAAAATTCGCGCATCGCGACGAGGCGCCAAGCCGCCGTGACGATTTCGGCGACAGCGTCTGGTTCTCGGTCTCGGTGGGACGCAGGCAGAATGCCGAACCGCGCTGGCTGATCCCGATGCTGTGCCGCACCGGCGGCATCAGCAAGCGCGAGATCGGCGCCATCAAGATGCAGCAGGAAGAAACCTTCGTGCAGATCGCCGCTGACTGGGCCGACCGGTTCCTTGCCGCGATCGGTCCCGACCGCAAGCTGCAGGACAACATCAGGGTCAAGCGGCTGGAAGGCACGCCCGATCTGTCGAGAGCGGGCTATCAGCCGCCACAGCCGGACAAGAAGCCGCATCGCGGCAAGCGGCCGTTTGACCAGAACGCCCCAAAGCCGAAGTTCGAGAAGCGCGCTCCGTCGGCCGACCCGCGCCCCGCCGCCGCCAGCGAGGCAACACCTTGGGCAAAACCGGGCAAGCCGAAATTCGACAAGGCCGGACCGCCAAAGCACAAGAAGCCGAGGAAGCGGCCGGAGTGA
- the leuB gene encoding 3-isopropylmalate dehydrogenase, which yields MATKHLFLLPGDGIGPEAMTEVKKLISAMNDKLGSGFVTDEGLVGGSAYDAHGAAISDADMEKAMAADAVLFGAVGGPKWDAVPYEVRPEAGLLRLRKDMELFANLRPAICYPALAASSSLKQEVVEGLDILIVRELTGGVYFGEPKQIIDLGNGQKRGIDTQVYDTFEIERISGVAFELARTRKNHVTSMEKRNVMKSGVLWNEVVTQTHKARYADVKLDHMLADAGGMQLVRWPKQFDVIVTDNLFGDMLSDIAAMLTGSIGMLPSASLGAPDPKTKKRKALYEPVHGSAPDIAGKGIANPIAMIASFAMCLRYSFGMVDEADRVESAIAAVLDEGLRTKDILSEGMTEVGTVEMGDAIIAKFLG from the coding sequence ATGGCAACGAAGCATCTTTTCCTGCTCCCCGGCGACGGTATCGGCCCGGAGGCCATGACCGAGGTTAAGAAGCTGATCTCGGCCATGAATGACAAGCTCGGCAGCGGCTTCGTCACCGACGAGGGCCTCGTCGGCGGCTCGGCTTACGACGCGCATGGCGCGGCGATTTCCGATGCCGACATGGAAAAGGCGATGGCTGCGGATGCGGTGCTGTTCGGCGCTGTCGGCGGCCCGAAATGGGATGCCGTGCCTTATGAAGTGCGCCCGGAGGCCGGCCTGCTGCGTCTGCGCAAGGACATGGAGCTGTTCGCCAATCTGCGCCCCGCCATCTGCTATCCGGCGCTGGCGGCATCCTCCTCGCTCAAGCAGGAAGTGGTCGAAGGACTCGACATCTTGATCGTGCGCGAATTGACCGGCGGCGTCTATTTCGGCGAACCCAAGCAGATCATCGATCTCGGCAATGGCCAGAAGCGCGGCATCGATACGCAAGTCTACGACACGTTCGAGATCGAGCGTATTTCGGGCGTCGCTTTCGAGCTGGCGCGGACGCGCAAGAACCACGTCACCTCGATGGAAAAGCGCAACGTCATGAAGTCGGGCGTGCTGTGGAACGAGGTGGTCACCCAGACCCACAAGGCAAGGTACGCCGACGTCAAGCTCGACCATATGCTGGCCGATGCCGGCGGCATGCAGCTGGTGCGCTGGCCAAAACAGTTCGACGTCATCGTCACCGACAATCTGTTCGGCGACATGCTGTCCGACATCGCCGCCATGCTGACCGGCTCGATCGGCATGCTGCCGTCGGCCTCGCTCGGCGCGCCGGACCCCAAGACCAAGAAGCGCAAGGCGCTCTACGAGCCGGTGCACGGCTCGGCGCCGGACATCGCCGGCAAGGGCATCGCCAACCCGATCGCCATGATCGCGTCCTTCGCCATGTGCCTGCGCTACTCCTTCGGCATGGTTGATGAAGCCGACCGTGTGGAAAGCGCGATCGCCGCCGTGCTCGATGAAGGTCTGCGGACAAAAGACATCCTGTCCGAAGGCATGACCGAGGTCGGCACGGTTGAGATGGGCGACGCGATCATCGCCAAGTTCCTGGGCTAA
- a CDS encoding ester cyclase yields the protein MMRNRRQVTAAGLFLGGGLLTPALARSAPSPRSSAEQFAATLSAGDIDGFSALFADTYVNHQKSAAAPPPANLSPKQGTVAFFKARLAAMPDLKVAIEVVVADKDHVAASFVYSGTHKGDYFGVAPTGRALRFTSCDIFRVVDGRIVEHWGMGDIAGVLAQLRA from the coding sequence ATGATGCGGAATCGGCGGCAAGTAACGGCAGCCGGGTTGTTTCTCGGCGGCGGTCTGCTGACACCGGCCCTCGCCCGTTCGGCTCCCTCGCCTCGGTCATCGGCGGAACAATTCGCGGCGACATTGAGCGCGGGCGATATCGACGGCTTCTCCGCGCTGTTCGCCGACACCTATGTGAATCATCAAAAAAGCGCCGCCGCGCCACCGCCAGCGAACCTCAGCCCGAAACAGGGAACGGTCGCCTTCTTCAAAGCGCGGCTGGCGGCAATGCCCGATCTCAAGGTCGCCATTGAAGTCGTGGTCGCCGACAAGGACCATGTGGCGGCGAGCTTCGTCTACAGCGGCACACACAAGGGTGACTATTTCGGCGTCGCGCCGACCGGTCGGGCACTGCGGTTCACCTCCTGTGACATTTTTCGGGTGGTGGACGGCCGCATCGTCGAGCATTGGGGCATGGGCGACATCGCGGGCGTCCTGGCGCAATTGCGCGCCTGA
- a CDS encoding SRPBCC family protein, with protein MFITIAVILLVLIAALLIYAATRPDGFVTTRTANIKAPPEAIFPLINDFSRWPTWSPYEKLDPSMKRTLSGAESGKGAAYAWESNGKAGKGRMEIINSAPSSLVSLKLDFEKPFRANNTVDFTLTPSGDGTSVTWAMRGSRPFIAKLMGVFMNFDTLIGKDFEAGLANLKGLAEQ; from the coding sequence ATGTTCATCACCATTGCTGTCATCCTGCTTGTCCTGATCGCCGCCTTGCTCATCTACGCCGCGACAAGGCCGGATGGTTTCGTCACCACCCGCACGGCCAACATCAAGGCCCCGCCGGAAGCGATCTTTCCGCTGATCAACGATTTCAGCCGCTGGCCCACATGGTCGCCCTACGAGAAGCTCGACCCGAGCATGAAGCGCACGCTTTCCGGTGCCGAAAGCGGCAAGGGCGCCGCATATGCCTGGGAAAGCAATGGCAAGGCAGGAAAGGGACGCATGGAAATCATCAACTCGGCGCCGTCCTCGCTGGTATCGCTCAAGCTCGATTTCGAGAAGCCGTTCAGGGCCAACAACACGGTCGACTTTACCCTCACGCCGTCTGGCGACGGCACCAGTGTCACCTGGGCGATGCGCGGCAGCCGGCCCTTCATCGCCAAGCTGATGGGCGTGTTCATGAACTTCGACACTCTCATCGGCAAAGACTTCGAAGCAGGTCTCGCCAATCTGAAGGGTCTTGCCGAACAGTGA
- a CDS encoding bestrophin family protein, whose protein sequence is MIVRPRPTFLQLFFVMRGSVVPRILPQILGFAVYSVVILLVAGQFHLDFSVFNITPFGLVGVTLSIYLSFRNNAAYDRWWEARKLWGALVFEIRNLARATTSLVPDRTEQRALLMESLAFCHFLRGQLRKIDSIKDARAFIAAEAETAATFANPADEMVRRMGRRANAQRKAGELDSIGFRILDERLASMSAIQAGCERIAGTPLPFAYTLLVHRTAYIVCLLLPIGLISTTGWATPLFTALIAYTFFGLDALSEELEDPFGTEANDLALDGLCRVCEISVFEALGETPPKMIAAEKFYFS, encoded by the coding sequence ATGATCGTTCGCCCGCGCCCTACCTTCCTGCAGCTGTTCTTTGTCATGCGCGGTTCGGTGGTGCCGCGCATCCTGCCGCAGATCCTGGGCTTTGCGGTTTATTCCGTGGTCATCCTTCTCGTGGCGGGCCAGTTCCATCTCGATTTCAGCGTCTTCAACATCACGCCCTTCGGCCTGGTGGGCGTCACGCTGTCCATCTATCTCTCGTTTCGCAACAACGCCGCCTACGACCGCTGGTGGGAGGCGCGCAAGCTGTGGGGTGCGCTGGTCTTCGAAATCCGTAATCTTGCCCGTGCCACGACCAGCCTTGTCCCAGACCGGACCGAACAGCGCGCGCTGCTCATGGAGTCGCTTGCCTTCTGCCATTTCCTGCGCGGGCAATTGCGCAAGATTGACAGCATCAAGGACGCCCGCGCCTTCATCGCTGCCGAAGCGGAGACGGCCGCGACCTTCGCCAACCCGGCGGACGAGATGGTCAGGCGCATGGGCCGGCGCGCCAATGCGCAGCGCAAGGCAGGCGAGCTCGACTCGATCGGCTTTCGTATCCTGGATGAAAGGCTGGCATCGATGTCAGCCATCCAGGCCGGCTGCGAGCGGATCGCCGGCACGCCATTGCCCTTCGCCTATACGCTGCTGGTGCATCGCACGGCCTATATCGTCTGCCTGCTCCTGCCCATCGGCCTGATCTCGACCACCGGTTGGGCGACGCCGCTGTTCACCGCGCTGATCGCCTACACCTTCTTCGGCCTCGACGCGCTTTCGGAAGAGCTCGAGGATCCGTTCGGCACCGAAGCCAATGACCTCGCCCTCGATGGCCTGTGCAGGGTCTGCGAAATCTCGGTGTTCGAGGCACTGGGCGAGACGCCGCCGAAAATGATCGCGGCCGAGAAGTTCTATTTTTCCTAA
- a CDS encoding VOC family protein — protein sequence MKVRRIVANIATSDIAAAKRFYQDVLGLDLQMDLGWIATYGSTERMSVQISFATEGGSGTPVPDLSIEVDDVDAALQGMKQAGFAIEYGPADEPWGVRRFYVRDPLGRLVNILSHR from the coding sequence ATGAAAGTCCGACGCATCGTCGCCAACATCGCCACGTCGGACATCGCGGCGGCGAAGCGCTTTTACCAGGATGTGCTTGGCCTCGATCTCCAGATGGACCTTGGCTGGATCGCCACCTACGGTTCGACTGAACGAATGAGCGTGCAGATCAGTTTCGCAACCGAGGGGGGATCCGGGACGCCGGTGCCGGATCTCTCGATCGAGGTCGACGATGTCGATGCCGCGTTGCAAGGCATGAAGCAGGCCGGCTTCGCCATCGAATACGGACCGGCCGACGAGCCCTGGGGCGTGCGGCGCTTCTATGTGCGCGATCCCCTGGGCAGGCTGGTCAACATTCTCTCGCATCGGTGA
- a CDS encoding GNAT family N-acetyltransferase, with amino-acid sequence MSDTAKVLLRPAAGSDAAAIAKIMRAALGSLDWMPVIHTPAEDLAFIRDIVLRQQQVTVAQTGEKIVGFIAVSGDWVEQLYLDPAWTGQGIGSRLLMDATAFLSAVKLHCFQANTGARRFYERHGFRAESFGDGTANEEGLPDILFVRRC; translated from the coding sequence ATGAGCGATACCGCCAAAGTCTTGCTGCGCCCGGCCGCCGGCTCGGACGCCGCTGCTATCGCAAAAATCATGCGGGCAGCCCTTGGCTCGCTCGACTGGATGCCGGTCATCCACACGCCAGCCGAGGATCTCGCCTTCATCCGTGATATCGTGCTGCGACAGCAGCAGGTTACGGTCGCCCAGACCGGCGAGAAGATTGTCGGCTTCATCGCTGTCAGTGGCGATTGGGTGGAACAGCTCTATCTCGATCCGGCCTGGACAGGCCAAGGCATCGGCAGCCGGTTGCTGATGGACGCGACCGCGTTCCTGTCGGCGGTGAAACTCCATTGTTTCCAAGCTAACACCGGCGCGCGGCGCTTCTACGAACGCCACGGGTTCCGTGCGGAGTCCTTCGGCGACGGTACGGCCAATGAGGAGGGCTTGCCTGATATCCTCTTTGTCCGCAGGTGCTGA
- a CDS encoding MarR family winged helix-turn-helix transcriptional regulator yields MADPQDLDTRFKGGPSESPGLLLWRTTMRWQRVMTAALAPLDLTHVQFVLLASAMWLGRNGEPPNQVQLAAQAGTEVKMTSDVVARLEAKGLIARETDPHDSRAKVIRITTAGAAAAQRAIVAVEAADAAFFEPVDEARLVGMLRRLAGDIR; encoded by the coding sequence TTGGCTGATCCGCAGGACCTGGACACGCGCTTCAAGGGCGGGCCGTCGGAGAGCCCCGGATTGTTGCTCTGGCGAACCACCATGCGCTGGCAGCGCGTCATGACGGCGGCACTGGCCCCGCTCGACCTGACACATGTCCAGTTCGTGCTGCTGGCCTCGGCCATGTGGCTGGGGCGCAATGGCGAGCCGCCCAACCAGGTGCAGCTCGCCGCACAGGCCGGCACCGAGGTGAAAATGACGTCTGACGTCGTCGCCCGGCTCGAGGCCAAGGGATTGATCGCCCGGGAGACCGACCCGCACGATTCCCGGGCCAAGGTGATCCGCATCACCACGGCCGGTGCCGCAGCCGCTCAACGCGCCATCGTCGCCGTCGAGGCTGCCGATGCCGCCTTTTTCGAGCCGGTAGACGAAGCGCGACTGGTCGGCATGCTGCGGCGGCTTGCCGGCGATATCCGATGA